AATGTTTTGGATAGGtttctcaaaagaaaaaaaaaaaagtatatgcaAGACCGTAACCATTGATTATGGTTAATTGGTAAAATACAAAACCGGTTTTCAGATTAAacgtattttaaaattaaaagcatcgatatattttaaaattatacgGGTCTAGACTTTGAATTAAAATTTGCGTGAATAAGTAATTAATCTATCTGTCTACTAATTAGACGAGTGATGTGTGACATTTTGagaaagtaattaattaatcaatcattCACCCtatgaaataaataattaataaacattTATTAGATCCGATCTAAAATACTGATCCCGatgtcatcacatcattctttattattttaatcttttattaattttgtcTTCTTATACACCTTTTTCTTTCACTCCAATAATATAAATACACTTTAAACCTTCTACAACaagaaacaaatattttaacataattttCATTATCACTGGTATAATGGACGGTCATTTGCCACGCCAGGCGCCAGCACTTCGCCATCTCTCCCATCCTATGTGTCTAAAGTGAATTAGCAATGGTAGGAATTCCAACAGCTAATGCTTAATTATATGCCGAACATTGATCATGTGCATCATGTATAGTtcacgaattcacttaaatCTTGCGCGTCAAACTCAACATTTGAAATAACTGGGATACCAGTTTAAATCATCTTCACGTACACGGTACACCTAATGCAATCGAATATGTTATTCGACGAGTCAAATGTTTTGGACAAaatagtacatatatataaatttctCAAGTTACTAAGGTTGCTTATTTAGTACTAATGTACTATAAAACGAAGTTACAGAACAGCTCATGCCCTAATCACGTGACCGACATCCCATAAAAAAAACAGAACTTCATGGTGCTAGTCGAGTCCAACTCGCTATAAGACGAGATATGGATCAGCCTTCTTCACATGGTACCACACTTGTAAACCAGACTcggaaaaacaaaatattaaggAAGTTAATCACGTGCGACAAACTACTCACATGATGCCATTAGTACTTGGCTCCAATAAGATGCTGACACGTGTCACAATGCGGATGGAAGAGGAGGAGATCAAGTTGTGGAGCATCTCGATCAATCAAGATGTCACCTAGATCCATGCACCTCGGTACATCCTAGGGATACCGAGGATTAAGCATCACCGAGGTAAAGAAAATCTAAAGGGAATTTAAAGGAAATCTAGAGAGGACTCATTTCCATAGATCAAGCTGTGGAAACCTCAAAACTCACGTTTTCTCTTGTGCAAATACAGAAAAACTACATTCATGATTCCTAACATGATCAACTGATATATCGATAGAACCAAGCAACCAGTTGACAACTGACTAGTCAAAGAACAAGTTCGATTTTGCACGTCACCAATTTTCAATTGCAACTTACTAATTTCTTAGAGGGCATAAGACGATGAAACCAATAATGATGTTGGCCTAATGGTAAGATATATGTTAGTCATGCTCTTTCACTCTCTCACATGGGTTTAATCCTCTTCGAGGCATGAGATCACACATGAATTTTTCATGAGTTTAGCTAGTTTATGGAAATGACCGTCCATATTATAGGTGATAATACTAAAAAGATTTTGATTCAATGCATCATAATTCTGAAGGAGACCGTAGTCATGCACCTTGAAGACTTACGTCTTTAGATAGGTAGCAGGTCTAATTAGGAGTCAACTCCATAGTCAATTTGTATCCTCAAATGAGGTTTATGTGTAATATGAAACCatttcaaccaaacaaacactgCCTTAGAGCatgaaaatatttaaaattttggattttttttattattattatttgttggaGAATGGAGACATAGATTGACCTTTTGAAAGAGGTCAGAGGGGGCGGTGGATTTTGATAAAGTTTTTGGACTGTAGTGCTAATTGATAGTTGGGTGGGCCTAATGGTGGGGGCCCATGACCCTCTTTGCCTTCTCCATCGACTGTCTCTCTCGACGTCCAAGGCTCGaacaacttttctttctttgtattttattttactaTCCGTAATCAACGTTTGGCCCACCATGTAATCATTTGTCTTCAAACTAGCTTTTTTGgaatttatttattcaattatttGCTATTTTGTCTTTATTATTGTTTATTAAAATGTCATGCTCACGTCATCTATGACATAGCCCAATCAATAGCTTattgtttttcaccttttttcttttcattaatCTATGTAAATCTTTGATTACAACACGAATTTTGGCAGAGGCGATGGCAGCATTATTCGCAGTTAACTTAGCTTTGGATTTGGGCTTTAAGAATGTAGTTTTTGAAGGAGATGCTACAACTATAGTGTCAGCCATTAATGGTGGGGAGCTGCATTTACATGTATGGAGTCCGGTGGTGTTGGAGATTAAACGGCTAGTTCAATATTTCACGAGCTGGAAATTTATCTTTGCAAAAAGGTCAGCCAACATGGCTGCCCATGAGATGGCTCGCTACTCAATTCATATACCAGGTTTGAAGGTTTGGATTGAAGACACACCTCTTTTGGTACAACACGTTGTTCAGATGGACAAAATTTCTTGCAACCAAGAATTAAGGGAGGAGATCTGACTGTGAAGTATAATTTTGCATTATATgttgtttcttttatttgtggTGCATGTTTTGTATTTAATCCATTTGTTTTTTGCTGGTTGTATCCCACCTATATGGTGGCTCGAGTGCCTATAATGGCCTCCATTTCGTCTACTCAGTTGATGAGTACATGAATATATCTACGGTCTctgacctttcaaaaaaaaaaaacacgaattttgtttttcaaaaacatTGAATGATAAGTCGTGTGCAACACTCTCATGTGAGAGTGATTAGTCATTCTTACCTAACACGACATAATTgtcttaaatatatatatatatacatattttggaATTAGAAATGTTGTTGACCTCTTTATTTAGGGTTGTTGAGATATGTTTCAATGCCTCTCCGTCTAACTTtgtcaattccaaatcattcatCCAAATCTAACAAGTGTGTGTACAAGTtctaataaattttaatttcaagAAATTATGACTCCTAATAGCATCGCCACTTCTTAGTTCTTTTCGAATATAAAAATCCTAATATCTAATTATATCAAGCTATAACATAATAATTTAAGAACAGCCTTCAAGTCCAAGCTTCTATTTATCTTTATTGTTTTTATAATTAAGATCTTAATAAGGAATAGGAAGGAAGGTTTCGAACCCTAAACCCTTTTCTTAATAATTGTAGAGTCTAAATTTTCAACCTTAGATTCTTTCGTTAATATCAGTAGAGTCCAAATTTTCGATTTGACGGTCAAATTAAATTTCACACCatcctatatatatttatccaaACAATGTCACGTCATTCTCTCTATTCACATATATCTTTTGactttatttaaaaaagaattaATTTGATACTATATTTTTAGAATCTATAATTATTGAGAAATTGTAAAGCTCCCGAATCCGTAAAACATACCATCAAGTCCCTTTGACTTGGTACAAAATGATGTGATGAGTATAATAAAAAGATCTTACTTTTACACAAGTGTTTTTTATTTCACATTTGAGGGTTATTTTGACCTTCAAATGTACGATTTTCCAAATTTATTACTTTGAAGTGTTAAAGCAATCATAATTACAAATTTCTTTTAGTAAAACTTACTTACAAAAAAGGTTGGCTAGCTCCGTGACTCAATGGATGATAAATCAATTAATCAAAtactaattaataaattaaatactcAAGGGCTTAAGAAATCAACAATAACATGTTGGTTTGGtgtcttttaaatttttgttattgAGAGAGCATGTAACGACAAGCTTAAGACGAAAATAATTAGTGTCCCACATTGAACTAATCCAGTTTTGGATGCACACACAAGTTGGTCCTACTTGTGTTGACTTTTTTTAATTAGCTACTTAAAAAACATCATGATTTCATTCAATTTATTAAGGTTAACTCAAAATATCAACTTTGAAACTCAAGCaattgagaaaattttcaatCCAATATATCTATTTTCGGTTGCTGTCAATCCAATTCAgccttaaaaaaaaactatataattATAAGTTATGTGGGCATGTCCGATAACTTATGTGGACATggtcggggacatgcaagatgtaaaCATATCGACTTTATCCTTGCATATTATATGGATAGACTGTTTTGGGGAATTGAATGACTTGCATCCTGCCACTTTACCACTGAGCCACACATTCGCCTATATTAAATACTCTACTTTAATTTCGAAATAAATTTGTGCATGAGGTCTATTAACCCAGGGAGTTTTCATGGTTTTATAATTTATGACTTAGTGGAAACTAgaataaattacaaaaaaagccAGATTTGGTTACTGATTGTTTTACTCGGTGGATGGCTAGGGGCTAGGGCCCTGGATGGAGTTCATCCGTCTGGTGAGACTACTGGGCCTGAACTAGTGGATCTTGGCCCATGAACCCATTAGGACATCTGCAActtgaattagggttttttaaaaaaaaattaaaatacagaAATCTGATTGAGATTCAGATTCCAGTATATCAGTTCCCTCACTGTGTTTTGTGCGAAGGATTCTGAACGGTAAAGTATATTCCAATAATGAAGCTCAAGCAATTAGAAAGTCTCCTGGGTGATCTTCAACAGTTCACCGATCCGAAGGtagacttctcttcttcttcttcttatttatcGTGAATTTGTGCAGATTAATTACTCTTCCTGCTTATTGTAGGTGGAGCTGGAACAGTACCCGACTGGGCCTCACATCGCATCTCGCATGCTATACACTGTATGCTCTCACTTCCCCCTGCTTTCTCTTCCAATGCAATAATTCATGTACGTGGATGTACGAATTTGTTCATTGTTTGTTTCTAAGTGAATTCTGCTTCAATTGTTCTTGAATCGATCAGGCAGAGAATTCTTTTGGAGATGTGAGTGACAAGGTAGTTGCAGATTTTGGTTGTGGGTGTGGTACATTAGCTACTGCTGCTGCTCTTTTGGGTGCAGAGTaacttctttttccttctcattttctttcaattttctgaTTTTTCTCCTTGTCTTTGTTGTTAAGTCTACATTGAGGGTAAAAATGATCGTTACCAACTCATCGGCTGGATTAGCTAATTTGGTTATAATCTGATATTTGAAAACAGACGGGTTATTGGCATTGATATTGATCCTCAATCTCTTGAAATAGCATTACTTAATGCAGAGGAGCTAGAGGTACGTTGTCTTTATCTCTCACTCCCTCTGTAATGAGTGATGAATGGCAGGCTCGTAGTCCATTTCCAGTAAAAACTACATACATGGAACATGTACTACGACTGATGATATGGAAAGAGTGTATTTAGGCCAATCATTTCCTCCGCACTCCCTCATGTTTTGAAGTTCATAttaattgttttattatattcatTATATTGGAACATTTGGATATTATTGGTTGGCGCTGATGCGTTGTTACTTCACTGAATGACTAAACCTGCAGTTGGACATAGATTTTGTTCAATGTGATGTGAAGATGTTAGGATGGAGAGGTAACTAAGTAAacatattttattgatttattctgTACTTTGCTGAAAATTGATGGCTATGATCACAAAGATTGATATGAAAATGGTGGTTCACAAATAGCCTACTTTAACTAGTTGTCTAAGTTACTTATGTTCATCAAACATTTTCTTTCTAGCACTTTGTGATTTTTGGGAGTAACCATTTAATGGATTGTTCTTATTAGGTCGTTTTATTGATACCATTGTAATGAATCCTCCTTTTGGAACCCGGAAGAAGGGCGCAGATATGGATTTTCTCCGTCTGGCTTTGAAGGTTCACATGGGATTGATCTTTGATGATTTAGATGCTACTATTTGATAATCTCATTTGTTTTGATGGAtatacacataatttttttggttgtcaGGTTGCTTCTCAAGCAGTTTATTCATTGCATAAAACCTCAACAAGAGATGTAAGCCATTCGTTCTGAAATTCACAAGTTATTATCAGCCTAGTGATCTAACTTGATCTATTAATCGGGTGCTTTCTGCttgtgaaataaataaataaataaataatcttacattttttttttataagcaaaaaaATTCACGTGTATTGTGTAAGGGTGTTGAATTAGTTATAGGAATAAATATCTAGTTGCACATGAGCACATCACACCCAAACCTACCAAGAGCTTCGTTTGTCATTTCCTGCTTTTTTAACTTGGCAAATAGATCTATCATCATCGTTTTGGAAAGAACCCTGGGAAGCATGGTTTCTTTAGATTTACTAATAGGCAATGTTGAAAATAGGATCATGTGCAGAGAGTAATGTAAGGGCAAACTTATGGCTTTGTAATGTCCTACAAAGTATTGttattttgatttgttgttctcttctttaatttgatacAAAGGCATGGTTTTGTTCTCTTTCATTGGTAACTCGATTTCATCTAACCAAGATTTATAATTTTCATCATCGTATCATTATTAGGATTATGAGTAAGTACCCATATGACCTTTCTTCCCCCTTGTCGTTACAGCATGTGAAGAAAGCAGCCTTACGGGACTTCGATGCAAGCAGTGCTGAGGTCTTATGCGAGGTGAGTACTTGAACTAACCCACTGAAACTGACGCTGCTACAGAGATTTTTATGAAGTATGCTATCACCTAGAGTCCATGCAATGCTCGCATTTCATTTTCGTAGTTTGCTGTGTGCTCATGGTTTGGTACTTAACATGCACCCTATTTGCTTTCTATTTCATTGTCAATTTTGTCTGTCAGAAAAATAAGTACTGCTTAAATCACATTTTTACTCCCATTTTTCACTGGATGTTAGCTTCGCTATGACGTACCACAACTCTACAAATTTCACAAGAAGAAGGAGGTGGATATTGCGGTTGACCTCTGGCGATTTGTGCCTAAAAGCAATCAGGGACAGAGATCATGACCCTGGCGTTGGGCGACATTTAGTAAGGGTTCATGAGCGCGACATTTAGTAAGGGGTTCATGAGACTAGCATTGAAGACTATATCATTTGCCACCATCTGACCTGTAGACAGAGGACTATCTTTGTGACGATTGAATGAGAAATCCTTGGAATTGGGCTGATGAGTAAACGGAGATTAGGAGGAACTTTGATGAATAAAagaagttatggttgaaattaaaattttcataggTGAAGTGGGAAGTTCTTCATGATGGGTGATATTTGAAGTTCACTCTTTAATCATTTGAACTTTCATCTTTCAAATAACTTGATAATTTTCCCAACTATTTTGAGTGGTGTAACAAAACTACATGCTCCTTGTGCATCAATAAGTTGGTGACAATTACTTTTAGAGAATTGCTTgaaccaaaacaaaagaaatcaaattattCTCGCATTCAAAATTAGTCTCAACCTCACCTCAGACCTCCATTAGTGACTTTTGTCTATCATGCCTCAGCTTTAACTCCTGCATTCTCAGCAGTCTCACCGAGAGTGAAGCGAACGAATCTCCGGACTCTAATATTCTCCCCAAGACCAGCTATGGTTTGCTTCACGAGGTCTTTCACCAATATGCCATCATCCTTAATGAATGGCTGCTCTAAAAGAGCAAGTTCACCTAGCCTCTTTGACACCCTCCCCTCAACAATTCTCTCTCGGATGTTCTCCGGTTTTGACAGAAGGTCTTCTCTCTGCATCTCAAGCTCTTTTTCCTTTAAAACAATGCTCTCCGGAATGTCTTCAACAGATACAGACTCTACCTGCGGGCTGGCTACAACTTGCATTGCCAGATCGTCAACCAGTTCCTTGAATTTTTCACTTCTACCAACAAAGTCAGTCTCACAATTGACTTCAATCAGTACTCCAATGCGCGAGTCATGGATGTAGGAACCAATCCTGCCTTCAGCCGCAAGCCGGCTGGATTTCTTGTCAGCTGTTGAAAGACCCTTCTTTCTAAGGTATTCCTGGGCCTTCTCGAGATCTCCTCCAGTTTCAGAGAGGGCTTTCTTGCAGTCCATCATTCCTGCTCCCGTTTCTTCCCGTAGCTGCTTTACAAGCGCAGCAGAGACTGTTGTTGCAGGTGGCCTGCAATAACATAATTAACATTGATAAGCCTAAATGATAATGCCATACGTTTGCATTCAGAGAAAGCAGTCACTTACTTCTGAACAGTTTCCTCGGCTTCCACAACGGCAGGCTGCTCTTTTGCAGGCGCAGGAACTGGTTTAGCTGCAGTTTGAGCAGCCACTTCAGCAGCAAAATCCtggctcttcttctccaagcccTCTCCAAGATTGTAGCGCACAAACCTCTTCACCTTTATATTTTCTCCAATAGTAGCAATTGTCTGTTTCACCCAGTCCTTTACCACCACCTTATCATTCTTAATGAAGGGCTGCTCAAGCAGTGCCAGCTCCTCTAGCCTCTTCCTGATTCGCCCTTCAACTATTTTAGATCTGATTTGCTCAGGTTTTGACAGCAAATCTTCCTTCTGCATCTCGATCTCTCTTTCCTTGTTCACAATCTCTTCAGGAACGTCTTCTGCGACAAGATACTGTACTTGAGGGCATGCTGCCACCTGCATGGCTAGATCATCAACCAGCTCCCTAAAAATGTCACCCCTGGAAACAAAATCTGTTTCACAGTTCACCTCTACCAGCACCCCAATCCTGCTATCATGAATGTAAGAGCCAATTCTTCCTTCGGCTGTGGCTCTACTAGATTTCTTGTCTGCGCTTGCTAGCCCTTTTTTCCTGAGGAACTCCTGAGCTTTAACAATGTCTCCTCCAGTCTCTGATAGAGCTTTCTTGCAATCCATCATGCCTGCTCCTGTTTCTTCTCGGAGCTGCTTTACTAGAGCTGGTGATATAGATGCTGCAACAGATAAGATAACTAAATAAATCATGCAGAGAGATAGAACCAGCTTTCAATGATCACCGTTACTAACCGAATCAGAGataaaaagaaaacccaaaaacaaGATTGACAATTCCAGCATTGCTCAGTTGTTAGAAAGcgattaaaatatttaaatcatgatATCTTAGGCTTGGTACAACCTGACCCCATCCTGAAGTTATAATGTTGGCACTAGGTATTGCAATAATATTTGGGATTAAACAAGCAGTGAAACTGTTATTTACATCTGCAAGAGGAGTTTTTTTCAGACGGTATGTAGCAAAAAAGTATATCATCAACAAATACACCCCAAGCTTGCATTTGGCAGGAATCAACACTAAGATGCTTCAGAAAACATTACCACCACAGGATCATGCTCATACCTATTTATTATATTGCCTAGTTCATATTTACAGTATTGGGCTTCTGTTTTACGTATTCTAAGTGTTGAACACTTAAACTCTATAGCGGCGGAAGTACTAACTTTTTATGTGTAAGCCTATTATCATAGATACCACTTTGTGTCAGTGTCTAGATGACCAGTATGCTATCTTCTGTTTGGTAAAAAGTTGTGTGAAATGaattgaacaagtaaataatTTTCATGTACAAACCTTTGGTTGCGCTCTCCTTGGGGGAAGGAACTCCACTTTGTCCGTTTGAATCACCCACATTGCCATTTTCCTCAAGAACAGGTCCATCAATTCCATCTCCAACCACTGAGCCAGAAGGAATTTGAACCTCAGCAGCTGGTGTTTGTATTGGCATTGCATCACTGGTGTTCTTATCTTCATTCTCCACAAGTTCCTGAACGACCCGACTTTCAGAAGAGATGATTTGATCCTCGAGTGAATCTCCAGATCGACCAGAATTTCCAtcacttttaaggttttctggaTGAAATAAAGCGTGACTAACGTGGTATCAATAGTTCCAGAAATGTTCATGCAACACTATGATCAAAGTTCATAGACACGACAATGAATTTATCATTATCATTGGGCAATTAGTAGAAAATCGAGTCAACAATTGCATATAATCTATATTCAAatggaaaactttttttttattttatcaaaactAGAAGCAACAAGGGGGTATCATGGAcaatatcatcatcaaagcctttgtcCTGAGAAGTTTGGAGACCGCAAGGGGGTGCAACCAATGAgtggtatcttttcattttatattaaaattaatacaGAAATTACTTGAATAATAACGTTAAATTATGTTAATAAAAGGTGTCTTATCAAGTTGCATTTAAGCCTGGAGGCATTATCCTAATTCACTGGAATCAATTTGTTGTAGATGTACATTCATGCAATTGTTTGGAAGAGATGGCTATGAACCTTCACTTTCCCGAGGAAAGACGTGTCTTTTTTGCATACCTGAGATGGTGAGACCGCCATTTTCATCAGGAATGGGCTCCATCCCCCTCAGTGGTGCAGAGGAAGAAATATCACTCTCAATACTAGATGCTTGTATTTGCACCTCATCGTTGGCTCCATCATCCCCCTGATCATCCACAACTTCATCCACTGGACTTTCTGAATTCAAGCTCCGATTAGCTTCTACATTAGATGCTTCCGATTGTCCATCACCTCCCATCTCATCAATCAAAGAAGCTTCCTCAATTAACTGATGCTTAGTAGAGACTCTCCCTTCAATTTCAGATTCTTTCTCTACTACTTGAGCTGCACCATCTACACTTTGTGCACTGGATACAGCAAATCCTTTGTCGCTATTATCACTATCAACAATGGCTTCCCTCTCAGCCTTCTTTGAAGAAGTTTCAACATCCTCCACTTTTTCATCAACTGCCAAAGGGACATTGCTGCTGTCTGCTTGACCCTGCATTTCAGATATATCAGAAACAGTCTTGCTTTCGTCTAACTTGCCTTCTATTTTCTCTGAACTCACAGGCTTCACTTGCTGTTTGTCTGCTTTCTCCAATCTCTCTCGCTCATCCAAAAATGCAGCAATATCCTTGTTCTGACGGAAAGCTAGCACAAAGGGATTTGTTGCAACATGGACAACCCCTTGGCTTAGTTGCGGGTCCAACTGAACATCTTCTGTCTTCATTGTCAAGGTCACCTGTCCTCTAGTAACTCGCAGCACCCGCACACTTACTTCTTGGCCAACCTGCAGCGAAGAACCACTCATCATGGTTAAAAATTCATTATCAGACTCTTCAGATGTTGGCAGGAATCCTTCCTCATCATCTGGAAGTGATATAAAAGTGCCAGCCCTAGCTAAATTTTTTACTGTTCCCTGCAATTGCTGTCCCTTGACAAACTTTGAGCTTTTAACCTCATTTTTCTTCTGGCCGGACTTCGAAGTATTTCTTCTTGCAGGCCTTGCCTTCTCACTAATACTAGAAACATCCTTTTGTTGCTGCTGATTATTACCATCATCACTTTCACGCATAGTAAGAGAGATACGCCCTGTCTCAGTGTTTACTTCAAGTATCTTCACCTTCACCTCTTGTCCAACAGAAACAAAGTTTCCAACATCCTTAACAAAGCTATTGCTCAAATTGGAAACGTGTACTAGGCCATCAGTGAAAGCTCCAAAATCGACAAAAGCACCAAATGGCTGGATAGATCTTACTTTCCCAGTAAATGTAGCTCCAGGAACCAGTTCCTCAATGTTAACAGGAGGCATCTCACTTTTCCTGCCAGGTCTTG
This genomic window from Tripterygium wilfordii isolate XIE 37 chromosome 9, ASM1340144v1, whole genome shotgun sequence contains:
- the LOC120005814 gene encoding rRNA N6-adenosine-methyltransferase METTL5, with the protein product MKLKQLESLLGDLQQFTDPKVELEQYPTGPHIASRMLYTAENSFGDVSDKVVADFGCGCGTLATAAALLGAERVIGIDIDPQSLEIALLNAEELELDIDFVQCDVKMLGWRGRFIDTIVMNPPFGTRKKGADMDFLRLALKVASQAVYSLHKTSTRDHVKKAALRDFDASSAEVLCELRYDVPQLYKFHKKKEVDIAVDLWRFVPKSNQGQRS
- the LOC120005813 gene encoding polyprotein of EF-Ts, chloroplastic-like, with the translated sequence MTPVIPCSTSNISLIPGTAFLVKKNRLTKCSTARKLTKYSKRLVLPPSNYVLFPLYSRESTLHHTSGVLSLSATGTDIAVEEPDSPVANENYGGASESPSEAVETSENPFNKSDANPAPAQARRSRPGRKSEMPPVNIEELVPGATFTGKVRSIQPFGAFVDFGAFTDGLVHVSNLSNSFVKDVGNFVSVGQEVKVKILEVNTETGRISLTMRESDDGNNQQQQKDVSSISEKARPARRNTSKSGQKKNEVKSSKFVKGQQLQGTVKNLARAGTFISLPDDEEGFLPTSEESDNEFLTMMSGSSLQVGQEVSVRVLRVTRGQVTLTMKTEDVQLDPQLSQGVVHVATNPFVLAFRQNKDIAAFLDERERLEKADKQQVKPVSSEKIEGKLDESKTVSDISEMQGQADSSNVPLAVDEKVEDVETSSKKAEREAIVDSDNSDKGFAVSSAQSVDGAAQVVEKESEIEGRVSTKHQLIEEASLIDEMGGDGQSEASNVEANRSLNSESPVDEVVDDQGDDGANDEVQIQASSIESDISSSAPLRGMEPIPDENGGLTISENLKSDGNSGRSGDSLEDQIISSESRVVQELVENEDKNTSDAMPIQTPAAEVQIPSGSVVGDGIDGPVLEENGNVGDSNGQSGVPSPKESATKASISPALVKQLREETGAGMMDCKKALSETGGDIVKAQEFLRKKGLASADKKSSRATAEGRIGSYIHDSRIGVLVEVNCETDFVSRGDIFRELVDDLAMQVAACPQVQYLVAEDVPEEIVNKEREIEMQKEDLLSKPEQIRSKIVEGRIRKRLEELALLEQPFIKNDKVVVKDWVKQTIATIGENIKVKRFVRYNLGEGLEKKSQDFAAEVAAQTAAKPVPAPAKEQPAVVEAEETVQKPPATTVSAALVKQLREETGAGMMDCKKALSETGGDLEKAQEYLRKKGLSTADKKSSRLAAEGRIGSYIHDSRIGVLIEVNCETDFVGRSEKFKELVDDLAMQVVASPQVESVSVEDIPESIVLKEKELEMQREDLLSKPENIRERIVEGRVSKRLGELALLEQPFIKDDGILVKDLVKQTIAGLGENIRVRRFVRFTLGETAENAGVKAEA